Proteins from a single region of Methanoculleus taiwanensis:
- the ribB gene encoding 3,4-dihydroxy-2-butanone-4-phosphate synthase, which yields MMHEALRALANGEFILLYDFDDRERETDLTILADAVTPAHVRQMRKDAGGLICTAVHPEAAKRLGLPFAREILGSGNLVERDGDIPYDPKSHSSFSLWVNHRETFTGITDNDRSLTIRAVAEQVKRSLNGGGTNFGASFRTPGHVPLLRAADRLLDERCGQTELSIALAELAGVTPAVTVCEMLDDETGCALSKEDAKAYARKHGLVFIEGKDVVEKWSSR from the coding sequence ATGATGCATGAAGCACTACGAGCACTGGCAAACGGCGAATTCATTCTGCTGTATGATTTTGACGATCGGGAACGGGAGACTGACCTTACGATTCTGGCGGATGCGGTGACTCCCGCCCATGTGCGGCAGATGCGGAAGGATGCAGGCGGCCTGATCTGCACCGCCGTCCACCCCGAGGCAGCGAAGAGACTCGGACTCCCGTTTGCGAGGGAGATCCTCGGGTCAGGCAACCTCGTCGAGAGAGACGGAGATATTCCCTACGATCCGAAGAGTCACTCCTCCTTCTCTCTCTGGGTCAACCACCGGGAGACGTTCACCGGCATAACCGACAACGATCGTTCGCTTACAATACGGGCCGTCGCCGAACAGGTGAAGCGTTCCCTCAACGGCGGCGGCACGAACTTCGGCGCTTCGTTCCGGACGCCCGGGCACGTCCCGCTCCTGCGGGCTGCCGACCGGCTGCTCGATGAGCGGTGCGGGCAGACCGAGCTCTCCATCGCTCTCGCCGAACTTGCCGGAGTAACACCGGCGGTCACGGTCTGCGAGATGCTCGACGACGAGACAGGGTGTGCACTCTCAAAGGAGGACGCGAAGGCATACGCCCGCAAGCACGGCCTTGTCTTCATCGAGGGCAAAGACGTTGTGGAGAAATGGAGTTCCCGGTAA
- a CDS encoding RPA family protein has translation MNRRQISYEREPARRVFASELRETRVQFKEGEDEKSPTYVLLPSGVRANRILIVGTLTEKQRQGDQNIFYRGRVADPTGPFFIMAGSYQPEAMQQIARIEPPAFVAVVGKPNIFETPDGKSLLSIRVESISVVDRETRDLWVLDTARDTLDRIDAMGTTEDSQRAQEEYSIKPELYRKMVYDALSQIHL, from the coding sequence ATGAACCGCCGACAGATCTCCTACGAACGTGAGCCCGCACGCAGGGTCTTTGCATCGGAGCTCCGCGAGACACGCGTCCAGTTCAAGGAAGGCGAGGACGAAAAGAGTCCGACCTATGTCCTCCTCCCGAGCGGAGTCCGGGCGAATCGTATCCTCATCGTCGGGACACTCACCGAGAAGCAGCGGCAGGGTGACCAGAACATCTTCTACCGCGGCCGGGTCGCCGACCCGACCGGTCCGTTCTTCATCATGGCCGGTTCGTATCAGCCTGAGGCGATGCAGCAGATTGCCAGGATCGAACCTCCGGCATTCGTCGCGGTCGTCGGCAAACCCAATATCTTCGAGACGCCCGATGGGAAGTCTCTCCTCTCCATCCGTGTTGAGTCGATATCCGTCGTCGACCGGGAAACTCGCGATCTCTGGGTGCTCGATACCGCCCGGGATACGCTTGACCGTATCGATGCGATGGGAACGACCGAGGATTCACAGAGAGCGCAGGAAGAGTATAGCATAAAGCCTGAGCTCTACCGGAAGATGGTATACGACGCACTCTCCCAGATCCACCTCTAG
- the nrdD gene encoding anaerobic ribonucleoside-triphosphate reductase, whose product MNWSPQQRTIVEKYQRLEDIPVEERRYKCHTCHFVVDEMPCPHCGETHLEIMCPLDHCSCHHTIVERIEYCPLCGRAVCPECGSHDVVQISRVTGYMQDVAGWNAGKQQELKDRVHYSAV is encoded by the coding sequence ATGAACTGGAGCCCACAGCAGCGAACAATTGTAGAAAAGTATCAGAGGCTCGAGGATATCCCCGTTGAGGAGCGGAGATACAAATGCCATACCTGTCACTTTGTTGTGGACGAAATGCCCTGCCCCCACTGCGGCGAGACGCACCTTGAGATCATGTGCCCGCTCGATCACTGCTCCTGCCATCACACCATCGTCGAGCGGATTGAGTACTGTCCGCTCTGCGGCCGTGCCGTATGTCCGGAGTGCGGCAGTCACGACGTCGTCCAGATAAGCAGAGTGACCGGCTACATGCAGGACGTTGCTGGCTGGAATGCGGGGAAACAGCAGGAACTGAAGGACCGGGTTCACTACTCCGCCGTATGA
- a CDS encoding tRNA(Ile)(2)-agmatinylcytidine synthase, producing MRIGIDDTDSPAGMCTTYLGAVLIRRLGDIGIRVREARLVRLNPNVIYKTRGNAAICLEAEGDAGRAFSVACACVEELAEFAAEGTNPGVVVAECIPPPDFYYAALRSFCTIDDACRVLEDAGARYRGYKNRRGLIGATAAVASDLPDRTYELLAYRKQDRWGTPRQVEKVSLFRAEAATYPHTWDSVDRENGVVVCVPHTPDPVLFGIRGESPAWVMRAREYVVSEEPACEAVYVTNQGTDAHLLAGSIGDLVEGHSYLARGRIAAEPVTGIGGHVSVLLEDREDAVRCMAYEPTKQFRSIVRQLLPGDEVIVAGSFKGGSINLEKIGIRSLADAAALRPPLCATCGKRMTSAGKEKGYKCRTCSARADEPERFFPPRGVQPGWYEVPPTARRHLAKPLVRGAPDNPVA from the coding sequence ATGCGGATCGGGATCGATGACACGGATTCGCCGGCAGGCATGTGCACGACATACCTCGGAGCCGTGCTGATCCGCCGCCTCGGGGATATCGGCATCCGTGTCCGGGAGGCACGGCTCGTCCGCTTAAACCCGAATGTGATCTACAAGACACGGGGGAACGCGGCGATCTGCCTTGAGGCTGAAGGGGATGCCGGGCGCGCTTTCTCCGTCGCCTGCGCGTGTGTCGAGGAGCTTGCGGAGTTTGCCGCGGAAGGAACCAATCCCGGGGTGGTGGTCGCAGAATGCATCCCTCCTCCCGATTTCTACTATGCCGCGCTTCGGAGTTTCTGCACAATCGACGATGCCTGCAGGGTGCTTGAGGATGCCGGTGCACGTTACCGCGGCTACAAGAACCGGCGCGGGCTGATTGGTGCGACGGCGGCAGTTGCGAGCGACCTCCCTGACCGCACCTACGAACTGCTGGCGTACCGAAAGCAGGACCGGTGGGGTACCCCGCGGCAGGTGGAGAAGGTCAGTCTCTTTCGTGCGGAGGCGGCGACGTATCCGCATACCTGGGACTCGGTCGACCGCGAGAACGGTGTGGTTGTCTGCGTTCCGCATACGCCCGATCCGGTGCTCTTCGGCATCCGCGGCGAGAGTCCTGCCTGGGTTATGCGGGCACGGGAGTATGTCGTCTCCGAAGAACCGGCCTGTGAGGCTGTCTACGTCACCAACCAGGGCACGGACGCTCATCTTCTCGCGGGATCGATCGGCGATCTGGTTGAGGGGCACTCATACCTCGCCCGGGGGCGGATCGCCGCCGAACCGGTGACCGGCATCGGCGGTCACGTCTCGGTCCTGCTCGAAGATAGGGAGGATGCCGTCCGCTGCATGGCCTATGAGCCGACCAAGCAGTTCCGGAGTATTGTCAGGCAGCTTCTTCCCGGGGACGAGGTGATCGTTGCCGGGAGTTTCAAGGGCGGCAGTATCAACCTTGAGAAGATCGGTATCCGCTCTCTCGCCGATGCGGCTGCCCTCCGACCGCCTCTCTGTGCGACCTGCGGGAAGCGGATGACCAGTGCAGGGAAGGAGAAAGGCTACAAGTGCAGGACCTGCAGTGCACGGGCGGATGAACCCGAAAGGTTTTTCCCGCCCCGCGGGGTGCAACCGGGGTGGTATGAAGTGCCCCCGACGGCACGGCGCCACCTTGCAAAACCGCTGGTGCGGGGGGCTCCGGATAATCCCGTGGCCTGA
- a CDS encoding deoxyhypusine synthase, whose protein sequence is MTIHCGDAVEQAEIRPGMTVGELMDELGRAGAYNAGSLWKAAGIYERMLRDEEATRFFGLAGAMVPAGMGGIVSDLIRRGHIDVLVSTGANLTHDIIEAIGCRHYHGTAACSDIELREEEINRIYDVFLPNEAFIRFEAFLQDVFGELEEGSVVSISDLLRAIGGRLESGILAAAAEKEIPVYCPAIQDSMIGLQYWLFSQTHRVVVDAFADMPALLDRCFTAERAGALLVGGGVPKNYILQSMLMTEKGFEYAVQLTGDRPDLGGLSGATLDEARSWGKITEEATAATVYGDATINLPLLVAAVLERLEA, encoded by the coding sequence ATGACCATACACTGCGGGGATGCGGTAGAGCAGGCAGAGATTCGCCCCGGGATGACGGTCGGCGAACTCATGGACGAGCTCGGCCGGGCGGGCGCCTACAATGCCGGGTCGCTCTGGAAGGCAGCGGGTATTTACGAACGGATGCTCCGTGACGAGGAGGCAACACGGTTCTTCGGGCTTGCCGGCGCTATGGTGCCCGCGGGCATGGGGGGTATCGTCTCGGATCTGATCCGGCGGGGGCATATCGACGTTCTCGTCTCCACCGGTGCCAACCTCACGCACGATATCATCGAGGCGATAGGGTGCCGTCACTACCACGGCACCGCAGCCTGTTCCGACATTGAGCTCCGCGAAGAGGAGATCAACCGGATCTACGACGTCTTCCTCCCGAACGAAGCGTTCATCCGTTTCGAAGCGTTTCTGCAGGATGTCTTCGGCGAGCTCGAGGAGGGTTCCGTCGTCTCGATCAGCGATCTCCTGCGGGCGATCGGCGGGCGCCTGGAGAGCGGCATCCTTGCGGCGGCGGCAGAGAAAGAGATCCCGGTATACTGTCCTGCTATTCAGGACTCGATGATCGGGCTCCAGTACTGGCTCTTTTCCCAGACGCACCGTGTGGTTGTGGATGCCTTCGCCGATATGCCGGCACTGCTCGACCGCTGCTTTACGGCGGAGCGTGCGGGTGCGCTGCTCGTCGGCGGGGGTGTACCGAAGAACTACATCCTCCAGAGCATGCTCATGACCGAGAAAGGCTTTGAGTACGCCGTCCAGCTGACGGGTGACCGGCCCGACCTCGGCGGCCTCTCCGGGGCGACACTCGACGAAGCCCGCTCCTGGGGAAAGATCACCGAAGAGGCGACAGCCGCGACCGTATACGGCGATGCCACGATCAATCTGCCGCTGCTCGTCGCGGCGGTGCTCGAGAGGCTGGAAGCATGA
- a CDS encoding GNAT family N-acetyltransferase, which produces MELIPATVELLTCDRFDRQSLGIALDARIPASWPPDEVTPEVLEEFIERLSEATPRVETYYWVTREGEAVPRTLVGNGGLLVHDDGTLEIGYSVAREHQHRGYATEGVRGLLARIRHAYPGRRIIAHTYPHLTASIRVLEKNGFQLSGDGAEEGTKVYEL; this is translated from the coding sequence ATGGAACTCATACCGGCAACGGTCGAGCTCCTGACCTGTGATCGCTTCGACCGCCAGTCGCTGGGCATTGCACTCGATGCCCGGATTCCGGCATCCTGGCCGCCGGACGAGGTGACACCTGAAGTTCTCGAGGAGTTTATCGAGCGGCTCAGCGAAGCGACCCCCCGCGTCGAGACCTACTACTGGGTGACACGAGAGGGCGAGGCAGTACCGCGAACGCTCGTCGGAAACGGCGGGCTCCTGGTGCACGACGATGGAACTCTCGAGATCGGCTACTCCGTCGCGCGGGAGCACCAGCACCGCGGGTACGCCACGGAAGGTGTTCGAGGCCTCCTTGCCCGGATACGGCACGCGTATCCGGGCAGGCGGATCATCGCTCATACCTACCCCCATCTCACGGCATCGATCCGGGTTCTTGAGAAGAACGGCTTTCAGCTCAGCGGTGACGGAGCGGAAGAGGGGACAAAAGTCTACGAGCTCTAA
- a CDS encoding nucleotide-binding protein: protein MTLSEVAERISQKIEAKGVSVDRQKVESKLRRLVDEFGVNLAEAERTVMSDLAREHKLTGVGGTSTEMHRIHDLVPGEWVTIEGKIVALSPSPSPSIAQNGIIADSSGAIRFVAWSRGNPPEMEYGQWYRIESAVINEYRGAPNLTIHSGTTISTVESDVPLIPSITPIAELRPGVGSVRAKTVQDWDVTHDRMLQTGLLGDETGTIKFVIWKEDGKEKLEPDTVYNIYYAVVDEYNGRLSLTLNSAMYIADEGDIEVGRNDTGASGVIVHVAPGSGLIKRCPVEGCNRTLSRQNYCPVHEIQPNFRYDLRLKAVLDDGTRARNILIQRDIVEELASLTLEEAIEVAENNPLGMDEVFIRVSNAVLGRYYTCGGNEFDGRLLVNRCAPMTFDPAELALLLNRAGGETA, encoded by the coding sequence ATGACATTGTCTGAAGTAGCTGAAAGAATCTCCCAGAAAATTGAAGCAAAAGGTGTTTCTGTCGACCGGCAGAAGGTCGAATCCAAACTCCGGCGCCTCGTTGACGAGTTCGGTGTCAATCTCGCCGAAGCCGAGCGGACGGTTATGAGCGACCTTGCCCGCGAACATAAACTGACCGGCGTCGGCGGCACCTCGACCGAGATGCACCGGATCCATGATCTTGTGCCCGGAGAATGGGTGACGATCGAGGGCAAGATCGTCGCGCTGAGCCCGTCCCCCTCCCCGTCGATCGCGCAGAACGGCATCATCGCCGACTCGTCGGGCGCCATCCGGTTCGTCGCCTGGAGCCGCGGCAACCCTCCCGAGATGGAGTACGGGCAGTGGTATCGGATCGAGTCCGCCGTCATCAACGAGTACCGGGGTGCGCCAAACCTGACGATCCATTCCGGGACGACCATCTCGACCGTGGAGAGCGACGTGCCGCTCATCCCGTCGATCACCCCGATTGCCGAGCTCAGGCCGGGAGTCGGCAGCGTCCGGGCGAAGACGGTGCAGGACTGGGATGTTACCCACGACCGGATGCTTCAGACCGGGCTTCTCGGTGACGAGACCGGGACTATCAAGTTCGTCATCTGGAAAGAAGACGGCAAAGAGAAACTCGAACCCGATACCGTCTATAACATCTACTACGCCGTTGTCGATGAGTACAACGGCAGGCTCTCCCTCACACTGAACTCCGCGATGTACATCGCAGACGAGGGCGATATCGAGGTCGGGAGGAACGATACCGGAGCTTCGGGCGTTATCGTCCACGTCGCTCCTGGTTCCGGGCTTATCAAGCGCTGCCCCGTCGAAGGGTGCAACCGGACGCTCTCCCGGCAGAACTACTGCCCCGTGCACGAGATCCAGCCGAACTTCCGCTACGACCTGCGTCTGAAGGCCGTGCTCGACGATGGAACCCGTGCCAGAAATATCCTCATCCAGCGTGATATCGTCGAGGAGCTTGCCTCCCTCACTCTGGAGGAGGCGATCGAGGTTGCGGAGAATAACCCTCTCGGGATGGATGAGGTGTTCATCCGGGTCTCGAATGCCGTTCTCGGGCGCTACTATACCTGCGGTGGCAACGAGTTCGACGGGCGACTGCTGGTGAACCGGTGTGCTCCCATGACCTTCGACCCGGCGGAACTTGCTCTACTGCTGAACCGTGCCGGAGGTGAAACAGCATGA
- a CDS encoding adenosylcobinamide amidohydrolase — MRYFLRDTTLFLRGAFRAASTGPGGGFARVTTIFNHAVPKNFDPADVSRYMGGIVTEQGFSNEYFGLLTAVPMWNLCILQYDFITVFVTAAVTNRNPDPPHTINVVVSSREGMADAALLETIITVTEAKAEALRSMGHAFTGTTTDAVVVACEGDAPLHEFAGTLTEVGRRVYAAVLFGVQEALKREEGAVHRSRPSFFIFSRYGGEHWVEWMPEACPYYPCHFEGQRCDFCYCPYYPCKDETLGEWVESSSGGKVWACTKCLLLHIPEVAEYVKRNPEASLTEVKRFSDSL, encoded by the coding sequence ATGAGATACTTTCTTCGGGATACCACTCTTTTTCTTCGGGGAGCTTTTCGGGCGGCAAGCACCGGCCCCGGTGGCGGCTTTGCCAGGGTCACGACAATCTTCAACCACGCCGTTCCGAAGAACTTCGACCCTGCAGATGTTTCCCGGTACATGGGCGGGATCGTTACCGAACAGGGTTTTTCAAACGAATATTTCGGGCTGCTGACGGCAGTCCCGATGTGGAACCTCTGTATCCTTCAGTATGACTTTATCACGGTCTTCGTCACTGCCGCGGTGACCAACAGAAATCCCGACCCGCCCCATACAATTAACGTCGTCGTCTCGTCCCGGGAGGGTATGGCCGATGCGGCGCTCCTCGAGACGATCATCACGGTGACGGAAGCGAAAGCAGAGGCGCTCCGGTCTATGGGGCATGCATTCACCGGCACGACGACCGATGCCGTGGTGGTTGCGTGTGAGGGTGACGCCCCTCTGCATGAGTTTGCCGGTACGCTGACCGAGGTTGGCCGGCGCGTCTACGCGGCGGTGCTCTTCGGCGTTCAGGAGGCACTGAAACGCGAGGAAGGTGCGGTGCATCGGAGTCGCCCTTCGTTCTTCATCTTCAGCAGGTACGGCGGAGAGCACTGGGTGGAGTGGATGCCCGAAGCGTGTCCGTACTATCCCTGCCACTTCGAAGGGCAGCGGTGTGATTTCTGCTACTGCCCGTACTATCCGTGCAAGGATGAGACGCTCGGTGAATGGGTGGAGAGTTCCAGCGGCGGAAAGGTCTGGGCGTGCACGAAGTGCCTGCTCCTGCATATTCCGGAAGTAGCGGAGTATGTAAAAAGAAATCCGGAAGCGTCACTCACCGAAGTGAAGCGCTTTTCGGATAGTCTCTGA
- the pyrF gene encoding orotidine-5'-phosphate decarboxylase — translation MTELILALDVLDRKSAIAIAEASAPHVDAIKIGYPLVLAAGLGIARDLGGLGLPLIADFKVADIPNTNRLICEQVFAAGFDAIIAHGFTGSDAARACVAAAHETGGACYIVAEMSHPGATEFFHGGTAERLAELAVTSRADGIIAPATRPERIAVLRGIIGSRTIYSPGVGAQGGDPAVVARLVDGVIVGRSIYEAPDPAAEAERYAARIRQ, via the coding sequence ATGACCGAACTCATCCTCGCCCTTGATGTCCTCGACCGGAAATCGGCGATTGCAATAGCAGAGGCCTCTGCCCCTCACGTCGACGCGATTAAGATCGGGTATCCGCTGGTTCTCGCCGCAGGCCTCGGGATCGCCCGCGACCTCGGCGGCCTCGGCCTTCCGCTGATCGCCGATTTCAAGGTGGCCGATATCCCGAACACGAACCGCCTGATCTGCGAACAGGTCTTCGCGGCAGGATTCGATGCGATCATCGCACACGGATTCACCGGTTCCGATGCCGCGCGGGCATGCGTTGCAGCGGCGCACGAGACCGGCGGGGCGTGCTATATCGTTGCCGAGATGAGCCACCCCGGGGCGACCGAGTTCTTCCACGGGGGCACCGCCGAACGGCTTGCCGAGCTCGCGGTCACATCGCGTGCGGACGGTATCATCGCACCGGCAACCCGGCCGGAACGGATCGCGGTTCTCCGCGGGATCATCGGCAGCCGGACGATCTACTCTCCGGGTGTCGGGGCTCAGGGAGGCGACCCCGCGGTGGTGGCACGGCTGGTCGACGGTGTGATCGTCGGAAGAAGTATCTACGAGGCGCCCGACCCGGCCGCCGAGGCTGAACGTTACGCTGCCCGTATCCGCCAGTGA
- the thsA gene encoding thermosome subunit alpha: protein MSSLGGQPIFILKEGSQRTRGRDAQGANISAAKAVASAVRTTLGPKGMDKMLVDTIGDVVITNDGVTILKEMDIEHPAAKMMVEIAKTQDDEVGDGTTTAVVVAGELLKRAEDLLEQDVHPTVIAHGYRMAADKAQEILKDIAIDVKPTEVEMLRKIADTAMTGKGAEAAKEKLTDLVVKAITMVADADGTVDTDFVKVEKKVGGSIEASEIIEGMIVDKERVHPAMPRKVENARILLLNAAVEFKKTEVDAEISITSPDQLQMFLDEEERMIRGIVDKVVASNANVLFCQKGIDDIAQHYLAKAGIFAVRRVKKSDMEKLARATGASVVSSIDAIAPEELGKAGVVEEKKVSGEEMIFVTECENPKAVSIIIRGGTEHVVDELDRAIEDALRVVSVAVEDKKFVAGGGAPEIELSLRLRDYAASVGGRAQLAIEAFANALEIIPRTLAENAGLDPIDMLVALRAAHEKGGKNARFMGLNVFEGKADDMLKAGVVEPLRVKTQAVASAAEAAVMILRIDDVIAASKMGGGGGPSPEEMAAMGGMGGMGGMPGMM, encoded by the coding sequence ATGTCAAGTTTAGGAGGACAACCAATTTTCATTCTGAAAGAGGGTAGCCAGCGTACCCGCGGTCGTGACGCACAGGGAGCAAACATTTCAGCAGCAAAGGCCGTTGCGAGTGCTGTTCGGACAACGCTCGGTCCGAAGGGCATGGACAAGATGCTCGTCGACACCATCGGTGACGTCGTCATCACCAACGACGGGGTAACCATCCTCAAGGAGATGGATATCGAGCACCCCGCGGCAAAGATGATGGTCGAGATCGCCAAGACTCAGGACGATGAGGTCGGCGACGGTACCACCACCGCAGTTGTCGTTGCAGGCGAACTCCTGAAGCGTGCCGAGGACCTCCTCGAGCAGGACGTGCACCCCACCGTCATCGCCCACGGCTACCGCATGGCAGCAGATAAGGCACAGGAGATCCTCAAGGATATTGCGATCGATGTCAAGCCGACCGAGGTCGAGATGCTCCGCAAGATCGCCGACACCGCCATGACCGGCAAGGGTGCAGAGGCGGCAAAGGAGAAACTCACCGATCTCGTCGTCAAGGCAATCACCATGGTCGCCGATGCAGACGGCACCGTCGACACCGACTTTGTCAAGGTCGAGAAGAAGGTCGGCGGCTCCATCGAGGCTTCCGAGATCATCGAAGGCATGATCGTCGACAAGGAGCGCGTCCACCCCGCCATGCCCCGCAAGGTCGAGAACGCCCGGATTCTGCTCCTCAACGCAGCAGTCGAGTTCAAGAAGACCGAGGTCGACGCCGAGATCAGCATCACGAGCCCCGACCAGCTTCAGATGTTCCTCGATGAGGAAGAGCGGATGATCCGCGGCATCGTCGACAAGGTCGTCGCGAGCAACGCGAACGTCCTCTTCTGCCAGAAGGGTATCGACGACATCGCCCAGCACTACCTCGCAAAGGCAGGCATCTTCGCGGTCCGCCGTGTCAAGAAGAGCGACATGGAGAAACTCGCCCGTGCAACCGGCGCATCCGTCGTCAGCAGCATCGACGCCATCGCCCCCGAGGAACTCGGAAAGGCAGGCGTTGTCGAGGAGAAGAAGGTCTCCGGCGAAGAGATGATCTTCGTCACCGAGTGCGAGAACCCGAAGGCGGTCTCGATCATCATCCGCGGCGGCACCGAGCACGTCGTCGACGAGCTCGACCGCGCCATCGAAGACGCACTCCGTGTGGTCAGCGTTGCCGTCGAGGACAAGAAGTTCGTCGCCGGCGGCGGCGCACCCGAGATCGAGCTCTCGCTCCGGCTCCGGGACTATGCGGCCAGCGTCGGCGGCCGGGCTCAGCTCGCCATCGAGGCGTTCGCAAACGCCCTTGAGATCATCCCGCGCACGCTCGCGGAGAACGCCGGTCTCGACCCGATCGACATGCTCGTCGCACTCCGTGCAGCCCACGAGAAGGGCGGCAAGAACGCCAGGTTCATGGGTCTCAACGTCTTCGAAGGCAAGGCCGACGACATGCTCAAGGCAGGCGTCGTCGAGCCCCTCCGGGTCAAGACCCAGGCGGTCGCGAGCGCAGCCGAAGCAGCCGTCATGATCCTCCGGATCGACGACGTCATCGCTGCCTCCAAGATGGGCGGCGGCGGCGGACCCAGCCCCGAAGAGATGGCCGCAATGGGCGGCATGGGCGGCATGGGCGGCATGCCCGGCATGATGTAA
- a CDS encoding recombinase family protein, producing the protein MKKDAVVYLNTKRKGDLEVQKGEVENFCKYRFNITRIYHDHRMNAVPPEKRESYQEMLDYCCAQGQNTIILYNLCDFAKNPDHCLQALKALNDAEYTVYCATKDFFGATDDPEQRQESIGNFLEFMDQYRDTVQKVPATSVKKTLRKGRKTIGRPKALNEGQIEALLTIRQAGTSISQICRMFDVSRSTVSKILTDYPELKGEWKGTRADSELESSD; encoded by the coding sequence ATGAAAAAAGATGCAGTCGTGTATCTAAATACAAAAAGAAAGGGGGATTTAGAGGTTCAGAAAGGTGAAGTCGAGAACTTCTGTAAATATCGATTTAATATCACCAGGATCTACCACGACCACCGGATGAACGCAGTCCCCCCCGAGAAGCGCGAGTCATACCAGGAGATGCTGGATTACTGCTGCGCACAGGGGCAAAACACCATTATTCTCTATAATCTCTGCGACTTTGCGAAGAATCCGGATCACTGTCTCCAGGCACTCAAAGCATTGAATGATGCGGAATATACCGTCTACTGCGCCACAAAAGACTTCTTTGGTGCGACGGATGACCCGGAGCAGCGACAGGAATCCATCGGCAACTTCCTCGAATTTATGGATCAGTACCGGGACACCGTCCAGAAGGTGCCGGCAACCAGCGTGAAGAAGACGCTCCGAAAAGGAAGAAAGACAATCGGAAGGCCGAAGGCACTCAATGAGGGGCAGATCGAGGCGCTGCTCACCATCCGGCAGGCGGGCACGAGCATCAGCCAGATCTGCAGGATGTTCGACGTCAGCAGAAGCACGGTCAGCAAGATTCTCACCGACTATCCCGAGCTCAAAGGCGAGTGGAAAGGAACCAGGGCAGACTCCGAGCTCGAGAGCAGCGATTAA
- a CDS encoding DUF1858 domain-containing protein: MAVTADSTIAELLREKPESAQVLFRFGMGCLGCAIANNETVREAAQAHGIPLGEMLEALGIPEK; the protein is encoded by the coding sequence ATGGCAGTAACAGCAGACAGCACGATTGCAGAACTCCTGCGTGAAAAACCGGAGTCTGCACAGGTTCTCTTCCGGTTCGGTATGGGTTGCCTCGGGTGTGCCATTGCAAACAACGAAACCGTCAGGGAAGCGGCTCAGGCACACGGGATCCCGCTCGGCGAGATGCTCGAGGCGCTCGGAATACCCGAGAAATAA
- a CDS encoding transcriptional regulator — protein sequence MSQDRLPQMVVSIMLLAGYDVSERCNIRPRSFDLIGKRGDTLLIIKVVSHIDSVSADIAFDLNQIARYIGATPLIVGERARDAELERGVVYLRYGLFAISPETLYDYFTEGISPMVYASPGGLYVRIKGDLIRQMRERSQMSLGDLASKLGVSRRTISKYESGMGTTLDIAIKLEELFNASLVESIDIVDYHTPAEDVPDQTRADALTDLERMGMEIHAMRQAPFQALVLFEEHTILTAYGSAQKIVKRASLIGNISQITRTHAVCVITDYKKRKKIGKTLLIGEEHLHSLEEGSELIDMIQD from the coding sequence ATGTCACAGGATCGTCTACCACAGATGGTCGTCAGTATCATGCTCCTTGCGGGGTACGATGTATCGGAACGGTGCAACATCCGCCCCCGGAGCTTTGATCTCATCGGAAAACGCGGCGATACGCTCCTCATCATCAAGGTAGTCTCCCATATCGACAGTGTGAGTGCCGATATCGCCTTCGATCTCAACCAGATCGCACGCTACATAGGCGCAACGCCCCTCATCGTCGGTGAGCGGGCACGGGATGCGGAGCTCGAGCGTGGCGTCGTCTACCTCCGGTACGGCCTCTTCGCCATCAGCCCCGAGACGCTGTACGATTATTTTACCGAAGGTATCTCCCCGATGGTCTATGCATCCCCCGGAGGACTCTACGTCAGGATCAAGGGCGACCTGATCCGCCAGATGCGGGAGCGTTCACAGATGTCGCTCGGCGACCTTGCATCGAAACTCGGCGTTTCGCGGCGGACTATCAGCAAATATGAGAGCGGGATGGGCACGACACTCGATATCGCCATCAAACTCGAAGAGCTCTTCAACGCATCCCTCGTCGAATCGATCGACATCGTCGATTACCACACGCCGGCCGAGGATGTACCGGACCAGACCAGGGCCGACGCTCTCACCGATCTCGAGAGGATGGGCATGGAGATTCATGCCATGCGGCAGGCACCGTTCCAGGCGCTCGTGCTCTTTGAAGAGCATACGATCCTGACCGCGTACGGATCGGCGCAGAAGATCGTCAAGCGCGCTTCCCTTATCGGAAACATCTCGCAGATAACGAGAACCCATGCAGTCTGCGTCATAACAGACTATAAAAAACGGAAAAAGATCGGGAAAACGCTTCTCATCGGAGAAGAGCATCTTCACTCCCTTGAAGAGGGCTCGGAACTCATCGATATGATTCAAGACTAG